From the Microtus ochrogaster isolate Prairie Vole_2 unplaced genomic scaffold, MicOch1.0 UNK80, whole genome shotgun sequence genome, the window ggttggaAAACACTGCTTTGGAGGCTCAGGCAGGATCATGGAGTTGGGCCTAgccagtgagaccctatctcaacattAAATTCAGAAGACCCCCTAAAGAGGCAAGCTTTACTTACCGCAGACACACTTAGGTGCTAGCATTCATTTATCTGGTACTCCGTAATGGGGAGTCAAAAGTTGCATACCTGGTGAGTGTCCCATTGGGACTCTGCCGCCTCCTCAAACCAGTCTTGGAGGTTttggacattttccttttctttttttttcctgtgggggggggtgttgaaatggggtttctttgtgtagcattggctgttctGAAGcccactctgtagagcaggttggcctagaactcctgcctgcatctgcctcctgaatgctaggactacaggtgtgGCCATCAACACCTAgcatagagcattttcttagtgattgatgggggagggcccagcccattgtgggtggtgccatccctggacaggtggtcctgggttctataagaaagtaggttgagcaagccatgaggagcaagtcagtaaacagtactccccctcaccccaccccatggctgctgcatgtgccactactgcctggcctcctgatttctttcagtgatgagcggtgatgtggaagtgtaagctgaataaaccctgtCCTGTCCTTCTTAACTTgattttggtcacggtgtttcatcatagcaataggaatCCTAATTAGGACAGCCTCCAAGGGAGACGTGGCTCCCTGGCCTCCTCCTTGGCCCTACAGTTCACATTAGTGAGTGATTTTACtatgccttgagtttctgccatgATGTGGTGCTCCTCTCATCAGGGCAGCATCATAGAGCAAACTCTCCAGACTACTGCAAGACAAGATAACTGGGTGAAGTCTTGTTGCATTAGCTTAGGTTGGCGTTGAACGCATGacgatttttttttatgtgcattggtgttttgcctacatatatatatctgtatgaaggtgtcagatctggggtcatagacagttgtgaactgccatgtgggtactgggaattgaatctaggtcctctggaagagcagccagtgttcttaagcactgagccatctctccaaccctaacgCGTGATgattctgcctttgcctcctttgCATGAGCTAAGGTTATATGCGTGCACACCCTTACCTTCTTTTTGTAAATTGGTTGTCTCTGTTGTTTGCTACGGTAACAGTAACACAGATTAACCACCAATCAGACCTAGCAGGTATGAAGCCCaggcttcaatccccagcactctaTATACCTGGTGTGGTTACTTGCCTGTGATTTCAGCTCTTGATGGGTCTgagatagtcttttttttttttttttttttaaggaaaaaaaaaaggtagtgtgtgtgtgtgctgagagatggctccactgagttaagaacactggcggctctttcagaagtcctgagtttaattcccagcagccatatatatggtgttcacaaccatctatagtgggatctgatgccctcttctggtataaagtcaatagagcactcatatacataaaaaaattattaaaaagggAACTTAGTGACTGGATCTATTTCCTATCTTCCTATATTGTCTGCACAAGGTCAGTTCCTGCTTGTACTGAACAGGATACACTTCTTCCGGGTACCTGATCTACAGGTCTCCCCCATGAACTCTGCTTTCAAGGGTTCTAGTCAATGTGTGGGTGCATCCTAAGTGAGCACCCTCACTTTAATCTCCATCCAGTTTTGCATTACGAATACCCAGGAAGGATTTGAAGGAGGCCAAGGGATTAAGGTATCAGTCAGCAGGGTCCGAGGTGGCTGCCGCAGAACAGATGACAGCTATCTCTGCTGAGGATGAGGTCAAAGTTTAGGGCATCCCTGATCCCAGTTGTTGAGGGTCCTAAGAGGGGAAACTCTGGGGCAGTTTGCTTACTCCAACATCCCCCATCTCATCCCCTCATCTACTGTCCCCAACAGCTGGGGCTCTGTGGAGGCTGCGTCTAGCCTCCATGTTTACTTTGTCCTGCTTAGAATTTGGCTGGCAGCAGGGTTGAGAACTCAGCTTGGACCCTGCTCCAGGAAGACCCCCTGCCTGGCTGGGATGGAGCACTAATGGCTCCTGGGTTTTGTCAGGGAACAGACTGCTGCTGTGCTCTGTGCTACAGTATTCCATAAATGGACCCTTTCTTGACTCAGCTGGCTCCAGCTTCTGGCCTGCAGTGAGGTCAGGCTTCCTGCCGAGCCCCACAGCAGTCAGTGTAGGGCTGGGCCAGAGGCTGAAGGTGGAGACGGTTAGTCCTCACCGGTCTTGAATTACGCTGCCTCCTAAGTAGCACGGTAACGAAAGACAAGCGgttgaaaaacaaacaggaagagggCAAAGGTAGAAGGATGATCCACAGCCTCTGGAGGAGGAGCAagtgagagggagagatgggcagCGGCAGGGTGGAGCTCATGGCTAATTTACCAAGGctgaaatttatgatttttttattttttccttgatttcctGGGCAATGATGCAGCGAGTGGACAAAAGCACTTGTGTTCTCTAAGTGGGCCAGGCACCACAAAGATGGAGGCTGGCAAACCCATCACCCTGGCCACATCCTCCCCTTGGGGGTTAGAAGATCTCTAGGCAACTGCAGTCTGGTATTAAGGCCACTTTTGGGTGAAGAGTTGGAAAGGATGGAGTGTCCAAGCCTGATCCTCCGGGAAGCTTTCCTAACACAGCCACCTGGACAGGAGGATGGGCAGAGGGTGGAAATTGAGTCTTTCTAGTCACACACAGAAGAGGCTCTCAGGGGGCTTCCTCTCCACCTGAGGGACACCTAACTTCCTGTGCTAGACACATGAGTGCAGAAGCCGAGccacttccagaggaccagagcctTGTGTCTGGAGCCCCAAGGTGGCCAGGTCCCCTTAGGCAAGCAGTGGTTCATCCTCTGTCTCAACTACCCAGACCTGTGGCTCAGCCAGTGGCATTAACAGCACATCATCCTCATCCTCTGGGGCCAGGACTGTTGGGTGAGGTCCAGCTGGGGTccaagtgggtcctggggaccacaGGCTGGGTAGGAGGTGGCCTCGTAGGACCTGGACAACTCCAGACAACAGTGAGGGTTCTAGAGGCACTGAGGGTAGCGATCCTGGGGGCTCCGAGATGGTCACAGGGGCCGGAAGTGTGCTTGGGGTTGGGATGGGGGCCTTGGTGGGTAGTGGAGGGGCCTGCTCCCCATCCTGCCCTCCTACTGCCCCAGCCTCACAGGGCTGGCTTCTGCTGTCATCCAGGGCCTCAGAGGGAGCAGCAGACGCTGGGATCTGGGATCTGGTCTCAGGGGCCCGAGCTGGAGTATTGGTTCGAGGAAGCAGGCCCCAACGCCGGAGACGGCGAACCAGACGACGCACTGAGCGGCCCCGCTGGCGACGGCGGCCTCCTGAAGGACCTCCTGGACTAATATCTTGGCGCAAGATCTGGAGCAGAGAACGTAGGTTCCCCAGCACAGAGTTCTGCAAGGACAGGAGGCAGACATCAGAGCAGGGGGTCAAACGGGTGGAGTCACAGTAGGGTACAAGGCTGGCACCACAGGTCCAGGCTTGGAGGAGTTACTTACATCATTAGGGTTCTCTGTGGGGAAGTCTTCTACAGGTGGGATGGCACCCTGGGCAATAAGCTGCCCGTAGGAAGGAGGTGCTTGCTGCTGCACGATCTCAGCTTCCATCCGGGAGAGGGGGGCAaagatgctggaagaaaggaggaccGCTCAGTCACTAGTCCTCCCAGTGAGGGCAATGTGCCTCAGCCTAGAAGGCCTCTTCCCTCTACACCCAGGCCAGGCCAGATGGAGTTATGCTATGGTTTGTCCTAAGTcatgtcccttccttccttgagacTACTCTCACGAACTGGTCATAGGAACCACTCCTCAAGGTGGACCTGCTCAGTCTCTGGGAACAGCACGGGCCCCACTCACCCTCTGTCCCCACTCCGCCACAGCTAGCCTCACTCTGACTGACCTGTACTCCTGGGTGCGAATGGCATAGAGTTTGCAGGTGCAGCCCAGGGCGATGACCAGCAAGAGGCCACACACTAAGCTGCCAATCACCGCTGCTGTGATGACCTTGCGGGGCAGGGCGTAGGAGCAGTCCCACTCATCGCTGCCGTCAGTACAGTCGGGCTGCCCGTCACACACCCATGTCTCATACACACACTTTTCGTCCCGGCATCGGAAGTTGCCCGGCTGGCAGTGCCGGCAGCGCCTCTCATCAGCTCCATCGGCACAGAACGTCTGGTAGTTGCAGCGGTCAGCAGGCAGGTAGCAGGCTGTGGCACCAGGGGTGCCAGCAGCTCCACAGGGGAAGTGCCCAGGTGGGCAGCCAGGGCAACCCTCCTCGTCTGTGCCGTCGGCACAGTCCCAGGAGCCGTCACAGCGCTGGGCCTCACTATAGCAGCGCTCACCTAGACTTTCGCTGGCCCCCAGGCCTGAGCCTAAGCCACAGGGTCTGTCCCAGGGCAAACAGTATCCCCGAACATGGTAGGTAGCATTAAAGCCCCGACCATTGCTCCAAGCAACTGTGTGGTAGGATACAACTGCCTGACCAGACAGAGTCTCCACGGTGACAGCCTTGCCATTGCTGAAGTGGGTGAGACTGCGTAGCAGTCGAGGGGTCTCGGGGGGCCCAGCACCATCATATACATGCACTGCATCTCCATAACCCAAGTCCAGGGCTGTGAAGCGCACTGCCAGCCTCCTGCCATCGTGGGGGTCCAGCAGCCACAGGCAGGATTGGGGATGGGAGACTGAGGCCAGGTGTGAATATCCAGGGGAGGAGAAGACCCCGTAGAAGTCCTCCAAGGTGAGATTGCAGAGTGGAGTTGGGGCAGGGGCCGGGTTCAGGTTAGGGAATGGATCTGAGCTGCAACCTGCCTCATCGGAGCCATCGCCACAGGCATCAACCCCATCACAGCGCTTGGCAGCTGGTATACAGCGGTGGTTCAAGCACTGGAACTCTCCCTGCAGGCACAGGAGCCAATCTGCAGAGGCATCAAAGAGAATGGGAAGCACCAGAACTCCCGGGATCCTGGCCTCTTCCCTGGGATGcccacttcttcttttttttttttttgttgggttttacagacagggtttctctctgtagctttagagcctgtcctggaactagctcttgtagaccaggctggcctcgaactcacagagatccacctgcttctgcctcccaagtgctggggttttaaaggcgtgcgccaccaccacccagcatgggACACCCACTCCTAATGGTCCCAGGGCACTCCCTGTTTAGCCTACCTTGACTATAAGACAGCAAGAAGCCCTGGCCCATGGGTGCTCTGGCTCCAGCATAGCTGTAAGTGATGGTGGCGTTGCCCCCTGGAAGCTGCAAAGGGCTAGCAGGAGCCTCACACAGGGACACTGGTGGCTGGAGAGGGGAGTGCAGGATTAAGTGTTCTGAGCCACAGGCCAGGTGCAGCTTCTGGAACCTATAAGGAAGAGGAGAGCAAGACATGAGAGGTTTTAGATTTTTGCTAGTCCCCTCCCCTCTTGATGACAGGACCCTGGCAGCTCAAGAAGCACAAACACTTGCTTAGCCATGATTCAAAGATCCAAATGAAATCAGCTGAGCCCTTGGCAGTAAATATAATCAACAGAAAAAGTTCCAACTGAGGCCAGTGCACCATCAGGCCACAGAacccctcctagaaccttctgaGAGAACTGACTACACTCAGACACTGACCAGGCTTATTAAAGTAGTAAGTAATAAGACCTCTCTCCAGCTGCTGCAACAGCACAATCCAAGTACAGTGCCCAGCAGCTGGCTGACACAACGTCATCCTGTAGTTCAATTAGCCACAGCAGCTCAGCTTCACAACCTGAGAGGTAAAATCTGTGCTGGCCATGGCTGTCCCCTGGGTTGCCACACCTTCTTTAGATTGTTCTCTTCTTCATGCACCTTTCTGGATatattcttttttccccccaagacaggatttttctctgtgtagctctggctgtcctggaattag encodes:
- the Lrp10 gene encoding low-density lipoprotein receptor-related protein 10, with translation MLLALPLFLHLLLLGGALARPDRITFPSPACETPPAVLLEVQGTLQRPLGRDSRSSSANCTWVILGSKEQTVTVRFQKLHLACGSEHLILHSPLQPPVSLCEAPASPLQLPGGNATITYSYAGARAPMGQGFLLSYSQDWLLCLQGEFQCLNHRCIPAAKRCDGVDACGDGSDEAGCSSDPFPNLNPAPAPTPLCNLTLEDFYGVFSSPGYSHLASVSHPQSCLWLLDPHDGRRLAVRFTALDLGYGDAVHVYDGAGPPETPRLLRSLTHFSNGKAVTVETLSGQAVVSYHTVAWSNGRGFNATYHVRGYCLPWDRPCGLGSGLGASESLGERCYSEAQRCDGSWDCADGTDEEGCPGCPPGHFPCGAAGTPGATACYLPADRCNYQTFCADGADERRCRHCQPGNFRCRDEKCVYETWVCDGQPDCTDGSDEWDCSYALPRKVITAAVIGSLVCGLLLVIALGCTCKLYAIRTQEYSIFAPLSRMEAEIVQQQAPPSYGQLIAQGAIPPVEDFPTENPNDNSVLGNLRSLLQILRQDISPGGPSGGRRRQRGRSVRRLVRRLRRWGLLPRTNTPARAPETRSQIPASAAPSEALDDSRSQPCEAGAVGGQDGEQAPPLPTKAPIPTPSTLPAPVTISEPPGSLPSVPLEPSLLSGVVQVLRGHLLPSLWSPGPTWTPAGPHPTVLAPEDEDDVLLMPLAEPQVWVVETEDEPLLA